CCCGGAGGAGGAACACGTAGGAGGCGGGGACCACCACGAAGCGGGTCTTGCCGGTCGCGGGGTCCTGCACGGTCACCGAGGTGCTCTTCTGCTGTCGTTGGTCGAGCGACGTCAGTTGATGTCGTCGTTCTCGCCGTCGAGGCCGTCGAGCGCGTCCTTCGCCTTGTCGACGCCGAGGTCGATCTTGTCGTCGAACTTGCCGCCGGTCTTGTCGGAGGCGAAGTCGGCGGCCTTGTCGAGGCCGTCGCCGATCTTGTCGCCCTGGCTGTCGACCGCGTCGCTCAGCTTGTCCTTGGCGTCGTCCAGAAAGCCCACGAGAAACCCCCAAAGGTTGATGGTCGCGACCCGCTCCGAGTCGTCGGCCCCACCTTGCCACACTGTCTCCATGCCGCACCGTCCCTCCACGTCCGCGAACCCGATCGTCGCGATCGTCGGACCCACCGCCAGCGGCAAGACGTCCCTGTCCCTCGACCTCGCCGAGGCGCTCGGGGGAGAGGTCGTCAACACCGACTCGATGCAGGTCTACCGCGGCATGGACATCGGTACGGCGAAGCTGCCGCCCGCCGAGCGCCGCGGCATCCCGCACCACCTGCTCGACACCCTCGACGTCCGGGAGC
Above is a genomic segment from Nocardioides aromaticivorans containing:
- a CDS encoding antitoxin — protein: MGFLDDAKDKLSDAVDSQGDKIGDGLDKAADFASDKTGGKFDDKIDLGVDKAKDALDGLDGENDDIN